One Rosa chinensis cultivar Old Blush chromosome 3, RchiOBHm-V2, whole genome shotgun sequence DNA window includes the following coding sequences:
- the LOC112192252 gene encoding uncharacterized protein LOC112192252, with translation MLRHFVPIKSTLSKMEPKGTLIFSTVGRPHYGFDLFSLRLSSSHLPLEHRLTDGKSINFNAQFSHDHHQSIVFISERSGSPAIYLTRPGIPDPQLLHSVPGSLFHDRPIIKNGKLYFISAHEQPDRLFKSWSALYSTQLDGENERKTTRLTPPGSVDYSPAVSLSGEFVAVASYGSRPWDGEFHQLNTDIVVFRASQPGERVVVCERGGWPTWSGDSVIYFHRQDDDGWWAIFRIDFPQDFESSAYPLTPTRVTPSGLHCFTPAAMHDGKRIALATRRRDTKFRHVEVFDVDTKMFRPVTSTLNPDFHHYNPFVSPDSEFLGYHRFRGESTQWGGESIIPHLEPVLSPVTHLQMLRLHGFFPSFSPDADLVAFNPDFQGNTGVKIVKSDGSKCWTLIKDRTAFYNCWSPTERHVIYTSIGPIFQSAKYTVQIARIEFDPSDLNGDKEDVPCNVKILTREDTGNNAFASCSPDGKSLVFRSGRTGHKNLYIVDAVNGEFNGGIRRLTEGPCIDTMPSWSPRGDLIAFSSNRHKPNDDAVFSIYVINPDGSGLRRIHVAGDDVDRERINHVCFSRDGEWLLFTANLDGVTAEPVSFPNQFQPYGDLYVVRLDGSGLRRLTWNGYENGTPTWHTGDELDLGRLRLGPSEAGDKLKGQFEEPHWII, from the coding sequence ATGCTTCGTCATTTTGTACCTATAAAATCCACTCTATCCAAAATGGAGCCCAAGGGCACTCTCATCTTCTCCACCGTTGGCCGACCCCACTACGGCTTCGACCTATTCTCCCTCCGCCTCAGCTCCTCCCATCTCCCCCTCGAACACCGCCTCACCGACGGCAAATCTATCAACTTCAACGCCCAATTCTCCCACGACCACCACCAATCCATCGTCTTCATCTCCGAGCGATCCGGGTCGCCCGCCATTTACTTAACCCGACCCGGAATCCCCGACCCCCAACTGCTGCATTCCGTGCCCGGAAGCCTCTTCCACGACCGACCCATCATCAAGAACGGCAAGCTCTACTTCATCTCAGCTCACGAACAGCCCGACCGGCTTTTCAAGAGCTGGTCTGCTCTCTACTCCACTCAGCTTGATGGTGAGAACGAAAGGAAAACCACCCGATTGACTCCGCCCGGGTCTGTCGATTACAGTCCGGCCGTTTCTCTCTCCGGCGAGTTCGTCGCCGTCGCTTCCTACGGCTCTCGTCCCTGGGACGGCGAGTTTCACCAGCTCAATACCGACATCGTCGTCTTCCGAGCCTCACAGCCCGGAGAGCGTGTGGTGGTCTGTGAGCGCGGCGGGTGGCCCACTTGGTCCGGCGACTCCGTCATCTACTTTCACCGCCAAGACGACGACGGGTGGTGGGCCATTTTCCGAATTGACTTCCCCCAGGATTTCGAATCCTCTGCATACCCGTTGACACCCACTCGGGTCACTCCGTCGGGTCTCCACTGCTTCACTCCGGCCGCCATGCACGACGGAAAACGAATCGCCCTCGCCACTCGCCGCCGCGACACGAAGTTCCGACACGTGGAGGTCTTCGACGTCGACACGAAGATGTTCCGTCCGGTCACCTCGACGCTGAACCCggatttccaccactacaacccATTTGTTTCCCCGGACTCCGAGTTCCTCGGGTACCACCGATTCCGCGGCGAGTCGACTCAGTGGGGCGGCGAGTCGATCATTCCTCACCTGGAGCCGGTATTGTCTCCTGTCACACATCTCCAAATGCTGAGGCTTCACGGCTTCTTCCCGTCCTTCTCTCCCGACGCCGATCTCGTCGCGTTTAATCCCGATTTCCAAGGAAACACCGGCGTCAAAATCGTCAAGTCCGACGGGTCAAAGTGTTGGACTTTAATCAAAGACCGCACGGCCTTCTACAACTGCTGGAGCCCCACAGAGAGACACGTCATATACACATCCATAGGCCCAATCTTCCAGTCAGCAAAGTACACGGTCCAGATCGCGCGAATCGAGTTTGACCCGTCTGATCTGAACGGTGATAAGGAGGACGTCCCATGCAACGTCAAGATCCTCACTCGCGAAGACACAGGGAATAACGCCTTCGCTTCCTGCTCCCCAGACGGCAAGTCGCTCGTGTTCCGATCCGGTCGGACCGGCCACAAGAACCTCTACATTGTCGACGCCGTTAACGGCGAGTTTAACGGCGGAATCCGTCGGTTGACGGAGGGGCCGTGTATTGATACCATGCCGAGCTGGTCGCCCAGAGGAGACCTCATCGCCTTCTCTTCGAACCGGCACAAACCGAACGATGATGCTGTGTTCAGTATTTACGTCATCAACCCGGACGGCTCGGGGTTACGGAGGATCCACGTGGCGGGAGATGACGTGGACAGGGAGAGGATCAACCACGTGTGCTTTAGTAGGGACGGGGAGTGGCTTCTGTTCACGGCTAACTTGGACGGCGTGACGGCTGAGCCGGTGTCGTTTCCGAACCAGTTTCAGCCGTACGGGGATTTGTACGTGGTGAGACTGGACGGGAGTGGGCTGAGGAGGCTGACGTGGAATGGGTACGAGAATGGCACGCCGACGTGGCACACGGGTGATGAGCTGGACCTGGGGCGGCTGCGTTTGGGTCCTTCCGAAGCTGGAGATAAACTCAAGGGTCAATTTGAAGAACCTCATTGGATTATCTGA
- the LOC112194469 gene encoding uncharacterized mitochondrial protein AtMg00810, which translates to MEVTFLIVSVYVDDLIYTGDDEQMMLEFKVSMMKVFYMTDLGKMRFFLGIEVLQTEDGIYMGQRKYALEVLKRFGMEESNAVLNPIVPGVKVGKDKAGVKIDETYFKQIVGSLMYITATRPDLMFVVSLISRYMARPTQLQLQIAKRALRYLKGTVDYGICYKKGGNKKLVGFTDSDYAGDLEDRKSTFGYVFMLSGGAVAWSSKKQPIVTLSTTEAEFVAAAACACQAVWMRRILDKLSHSQDSCTTVMCDNSSTIKLSKNPVMHGRSKHIDVRFHFLRDLTRDGVIELVHCGTSDQAADLLTNKAAQTGDFPEASRPARSVQVARSKLTVVSLREGMK; encoded by the coding sequence ATGGAGGTAACATTTTTAATTGTCAGcgtttatgttgatgatttgaTTTATACTGGTGATGATGAGCAAATGATGTTAGAGTTTAAGGTGTCCATGATGAAAGTTTTTTATATGACTGATCTGGGGAAAATGAGATTTTTCTTGGGAATAGAAGTGTTACAAACAGAAGATGGGATATATATGGGACAGAGAAAGTATGCTTTGGAAGTGTTGAAGCGCTTCGGAATGGAAGAGAGCAATGCAGTGTTGAACCCGATTGTGCCTGGAGTCAAAGTTGGGAAAGACAAGGCAGGAGTGAAGATTGATGAGACCTACTTCAAACAAATAGTAGGTAGTCTTATGTACATCACGGCTACTAGGCCTGATTTGATGTTTGTTGTGAGCCTAATCAGTAGATACATGGCAAGACCAACGCAGCTGCAGCTGCAAATTGCAAAAAGAGCCTTGAGATATTTGAAGGGGACAGTAGACTATGGCATCTGCTACAAGAAAGGAGGCAACAAGAAACTAGTTGGTTTCACTGACAGTGACTACGCAGGGGACTTAGAAGATAGAAAAAGCACATTTGGGTATGTTTTTATGTTGAGTGGAGGAGCAGTAGCATGGAGTTCAAAAAAACAGCCTATTGTTACGCTTTCTACAACCGAGGCTGAGTTTGTAGCAGCTGCAGCTTGTGCATGTCAAGCGGTATGGATGAGGAGGATTTTAGATAAGCTAAGTCATTCACAAGATTCTTGCACCACAGTAATGTGTGACAACTCCTCTACCATAAAGCTCTCAAAGAATCCGGTTATGCATGGACGCAGCAAGCATATAGATGTGCGCTTTCATTTTCTGAGAGATCTGACTCGGGATGGAGTTATTGAACTCGTGCACTGTGGAACCAGTGATCAAGCAGCAGACTTGTTGACAAACAAAGCCGCTCAAACTGGAGACTTTCCTGAGGCTTCGAGACCAGCTAGGAGTGTGCAAGTTGCCAGGAGTAAACTAACAGTAGTTAGTTTAAGGGAGGGAATGAAGTGA